The Armatimonadota bacterium DNA segment TGTCAACCATGATCGAGACGAGGAGCCCAGGCTCCGATGACGGTTTTCGGCCTGTCACCCATGTGCCGCTCACTTCACCCACCGAGTCATCAAAGGCGATATCGCCGTCACCCCGCTCTCTGACGTGCCAGCCGAAGACCTCCTCAAAAAAGGAGGCAGAACGCCTAATGTCATCGGCCGGAATCTCGATGTAGCATATCTTGCCGTTCCCAAACGTGGGATGCGTACCGCTGTCCATTTCCGGAACTCCTTTCGCATGCGGTCCTTCGCTTTCACCCCCCGTTTGCTGCGCCACACCTCTTCCGCCGGATCAGCGCATCCAGGCTCCAGTCGCCGCCACCGTAGGCCGCCATAAACAGGTATATGAAGCAGAAGAGAATCGCCGGTTCACCGTGATTCAGGACCGGAAAGAAGGCTTTCGGGGCGTGGAACTGCCAGTAGGCGACGGCCATCTCGCCAGCCAGCACGAAGGCCACCGGACGGGTGAAAAGCCCAAGCGCGATCAGAACACCACCGAAGACCTCCAGCACGCCGCCAATCCATGGCTGCGTGCCAAACTGCGCTGCCCCAACGTGTGGCAGCATACCACCGAACCAGCCGAACAGCTTCAGACTTCCGGACTCGGCGAAGAGCAGACCAGTGATCACCCTCAGAAGGAGATACGCCGCGGAAATTGCCTTAGCCCTGTTCATCATTTGACTCCTTTGCGCGTTGTCAGGAATTCGGCGCGGCGTCCAGACGACTGGTTTTCGCCCAACCCCACTCCCGGATCCAGCGTTCCGTGGTACTCGAACGTTTGGACGATCCACCCATGTGGCGTGAATCCACGAAACCCGCCGCCGGAAGGGCGTGAAACCGGACAGCCCCAGCTGCCTCCGTAAACGCGCGCCGAAGCGCTAGAAGCGAGCAGGAGAAAGGGCGCCGGATCGTCCTGTATCTCCATTTCCCCCGTTTATTCAGACTCTAATCTGACGAACGGAGAGTGCTGCGAGGCGGCCCAGGTCTTCCTCGCTCTGCATGGCGCGCCATTCGCGGTGAAGGCTCTCACGGAAAGCGAGGACAGAATCACGGGAGGGGTCGAAACCGTCGGGGAGACCAGCGGCGGCGTCCCTCAAGGCATCGAGGGAGGCTTCCAGCGCCTGAATGGCGTAACTGCGATGGCCCCACTGGGCCATCTGACGGGCGATCAGGAAGCGGGCGAGCCCTTCCGCTAGGCGGGCGACTAGCCATTCCGGCTGCCCCACGGAGGCGCGGCGAACGGCCGTGGCCCGATCAAGGATGGTGTAGGCCTCATCCGCGAGGGCCGCGTCCTGGGCTGGCGACGCGTTCCAGACACGCGCAATATCGCTGGCGACATCTGCCGTATGGCCTGGACTGAGCGCTGAGGGAACGCTCATCGTGCGGGCGTCGTGGTCTGTTGCTTAGCGGATGTCAGGTTGGCGCGCATCGCGGCGGTTCGAGCGCCCCAGTATGCGGCTTCCTCCTCGACGGACAGGTCTTTGAGGCGCTCGCGTACAGCGTTGGACGCATCCCGTTTCATCTTCACGCAGTCAAAAGTCTTCTTCTTCATCCGATACCATCTCCAAGGGCGAGTGAATGCCTATCTCATGATACCCGCACAGTACGTTGACAGCGTTGTATCGGGGCACTTTGTCGAAATGCACGATGTGCTTGAAGTTCCAGCTCACGATGAAATCGCATCGTGACGTTGTTGCCGCGGCAACGTGCAAAGCATCTGTCCACGATCGTGCTGCAACCACGCCCGCTTCAACGTACCGGGATCGGAGGTCGAGGGTATCCGCGGTGATATCTATGATTTCAGCAGTTAGTCGAAGCCGTTCGAAAAGATCTTGCACGCGGAGCGGCGCAAACCGGATCTCGTCTTCCACCAGAGCTGATGTGACCAACGCGAAACGACCGTGCTCGACAAGGGACACGAACCGCTGAGAGGCATCTTCGAACTCCTCGTCGAAAACACCTCCGAACACCGACGTGTCTGCATACACGCGTGGAACATATCGCATCTCGTACCTCAGACAAGTCCGGCTTGCAGCAGGTCTTTGAGCATCAGCATTCCGACGGGGCGGCCTTCGGCGTCAACGACGGGCATGTCGCCGACGCGCCGGGTCTTGCCTTCGATGGCCGTTGTCCGGCTTTCGAAGGTATGCAGGCCTTCCGCCGCGAGGTCGTCCGGCCGGACGGTGAGCGGCATTTTGGTGACCGCTTCCGAGACCGGCTTGCTGAGCGCCGAGGCATCCTTGAGGAGCTGGCGGCGGACGTCGCCGTCCGTCACGAGGCCGGTCAAGCGGCGATCAGCATCTACTACGCACGCGGCGCCCGCGTTTGCGTTGGTGATGGCGAACATGGTGTCCAATAACGACGTTTCGCCGTGCACGATTGCCAGATCGTCACCGGTCCGCATGACATCGCGAACGCGCAGCAGCAGGCGCCGGCCCAGCGCGCCGGCGGGGTGAAGCATCGCATACTGCTCCGTCGTGAAGCCGCGCGCCTCCATCGTGCAGAGGGCGAGAGCATCACCCAGCGCCAGGGCGCAAGTGGTGGTACTGGTCGGCGCGAGATTGTGCGGGCAGGCTTCTACCGCCACGGAAGCGTCGAGCACCACGTCCGCCTTTTGCGCCAGGGTGGATGTTGTGTTGCCCACGATCGCGATCAGCGGCGCCCCCACGCGCTTCACGGCGGGAAGGATCCGCAGGACCTCTTCGGTTTCGCCGCTGTTCGAGATGGCAATGACCACGTCGGAGCCCGAGACCACGCCCAGGTCACCGTGAACGGCTTCCGCGGGGTGAAGGAACAGGCTCGGCGTGCCCGTTGAGGAGAGCGTGGCGGCGATCTTGTTGCCGACGTGACCTCCCTTGCCCATCCCGGTGACAACCGCCTTACCTGACGTATCGAGAAGGAGTGCCACCGCGCGATCGAACTCACCGTTCAAGCGTCCGGCCATGGCAGTGATGGCGTCCGCTTCCATGCTCAGGAAATGGCGGGCACGATTCGCCCACTGCGGTTGGTCAGCCACGTGCGGCCTCCCGGATACGCAGCGCGCTCACCAGCAGCGGCTCGAGTTGGTCCAGCGGCCATTGTGTCGCGGCGTCCGACCAGGCTTTGTCCGGATCCGGGTGGACCTCCATAAACAGCCCATCGACCCCAACGGCCATTGCCGCGCGGGTGAGCGCCGGGATGTGCTCGCGCATGCCTCCGCTGGAGGTGCCGGAACCGCCCGGCAGTTGGGCGCTGTGGGTGGCGTCGAACACGACCGGCCAGCCGAACGAGCGCATCACCGGCAGCCCCCGGTAATCCACCACGAGGTTGTTGTAGCCAAACGTTGCTCCGCGCTCCGTGAGCATGATGCCCGCCGCGCCGGCCCCTTCGAGTTTGGCGACCGCGTTCTTCATGTCCCACGGGCTCAGGAACTGGCCCTTCTTGACATTGACCACCTTACCCGTGGCAGCCGCCGCGAGCAGGAGGTCGGTCTGACGGCACAGGAACGCCGGGATCTGGAGGACGTCGCAGACTTCAGCGACCGGAGCCGCCTGGCAGCTCTCGTGGATGTCGGTCAGAACGGGCAGGCCAAATGCGTCTCTCACGTCTCGAAAGATGGCCAGACCTTCGTCGAGGCCGGGCCCGCGCGGGCCTGCACCGGACGTGCGGTTGGCCTTGTCAAACGAGGCCTTGAAGATGTAGCCGATGTCCAGCCGATCGCAGACGGCCTGGGTCTTCTCGGCAACGGCAAGGCACAGGTCTCGTGTTTCGGCCATGCACGGGCCGGCGATAAGGAACAGGCGATCGGCGCCGGCAGTGACGGGTCCAATGGGGAAGTTGTGAATGTTCATGTCAGGGACATGATAGCAGGGCGACGGCTACGCGCCGACTCCACGTCACACGACCAGTCACCGCATTGATTATGGTAAGCCCAATCGATGAGCGCTAAGGCGCACGCAGCGCCTAGAATCAGGCCCCACCGCATCCAGGGAACTGCGACCTTGTGTTCCGGCTGTGCCCTACGTGCTATGGTTATCGCGCCAATGCACCACACCACGGGCACGACTGGCAGCAATGGCGTTCTCCAGAGCACGCCCGTAAGCCCCACCGCGGTCAGGGCTGTACGAAATGCGACACCTCCTGTGAGCAGATGGCGCGCTTTGTCGTCATCATGCGCCTTTCGCAGCAGCAAGAGCGCCTGTTCCATCCAAGGCATACATCACCTTGCCTTCCCTGAGGGCGTCGTACAGGTAGGTCCCCGGAAAACTCGCCCAAGACGATAGCGTGTACTCCTCGCTTGCTACGAACACATCGGAATTGATTCCCGTCGGGCTCAGGGACCTCTGCAACCGCACCATCTCTGCGTTCTTGTTCGACAATTCACGCTCGATAACCAGGAAATCCACGTCACTGTCTTCGCGGGCGTCGCCGCGGGCGTACGAACCGAAAAGGATGACCTTCAACGGATTCGCTTCGCGCACCAGTATGTCCACAGCCTGCTGTATCTGCTCGTTGGTAAACACTGCCAGCTCCCTATAGAGAGATTAGCATCGGCCGATTTGAAACGTCCGCTTCACTTCCACTCCGCCAACGGCTTGACGTCGGGCGAACCCGGTTCGCCCGCGCCGGGGGAGAGGAGCACCACCACGCGGGCGCTCGACGTCTTGTCCGGCAGGCGAACGAGCAGTTTGGTGATGCCCTTGTTGGGGTTCTCCTTTGAGCCCTGTGTGGTCACGCCCACTTCGAAGCGAGCATTCGCAGGGGACAGTATGCGGGCCGTGAGGGTCTTTCCGGAACGCTTAAGCGTGGCGGTGGCGCCCGAGACCGAGACCTCGGCCTCCGTGTGCATCATCCAGACGTACTCGAGTGGCCTAGGCGCCGTCAACTCGTCCTGGATCAGCACGTCCCGCCTTCGGAGGAGGGCGATTCCGCGCTTCACTGTCGTCGCCTGCTTCGCATAGCCGGCGGAGAGGTCGGCAACGGCGAAGGCGCGTTGCGGTGTTGAGGAAAACGCGATAATCGGCGCTTTCGCCTTCTCCGCCTGGTTCGCGCCGTCCAGCAAGATGGTATTCTGGCCTTCGGTTTTCAGCCGGTAGTACGTGAAGCGCTGCTTACCGAAGTAGCCGGGCAGATTGTAGTCGTCGCTTCCGAGTTCCACCGCCCAGCGCACGCCATCGGCGTCCACCACGAAAGTCCCGAGGTCGAGGTGGCTATGGTTAGCCGCGTTGTCACCTCCCTTGAAGCCAACGAACGTGGCGTTGGGGTCGTCCCACGCGGTTAGGAAGAAAGCAGCCTGAATGCCCTTGTAGTACGCGTCCAGCGGTTCCTTATCGTCGACCGGCCCTTTGCCCTCCGGAGCGTACCACAGCACGTCGAGGGCGTTCGACCCGTTGGCCGAATGGCGCTCGATCCAGGCGTCCAAGGGCTGATGATACCGGCGCGCCATCCACATCAGGATCGGTGTGCCCCCTGCCTTGTCGCCCGCGTCCGCAAAGTTGAACGTCCGCCCGGTAGGACCGGCGAAATGCAGCCGAAATAGGCCCGATTCCTTGAACCCGGCGGCTTTGCTCAGTCCGAAGTCGGTCCCCAAAGCCGATTCCAATGCTGCAAGCATGTAGACGTTGTAGTCGGTGGCGTAGGTCCAGTAGCCGGGGCCCTCCGCCCAACCACCATCCGGCGCATAACTGGCCATCGCCATCGGAACGTTCTTCACGGCCTGCGACACAATGTAGGCCGCGAGATCCGGCTCTTCGTCCGCGACGGCGAGCGCGCCGATCGTCATTCCGCCGTTGCAGACCTGGTTCCAATTGAAGGCGGAGGTCGTCCACCAACCCTTCGCTCGATAGACCTTCTCGCCCTCTCTCAACCCAAGATTGACGATGGCTGTCCGGATGGTCTTCCTATCGTCGCGGTTAAGCGTGTCGTACAGCCAATCGTACCCGATCGCCATCGCGTGGGTCATCTCCGCGACGTCCAGGAAATGGCTGGGGTTCCAGTCTTTGAAGGCACAGGCGGTAAGCATCTCGGTGCGCGCACGATCGGCGAAGCGCTTATCGCCATCGAGGCGGTACATCAGGGCGAGCGCGTAGATGCGGTTCATGGCGCGGCGGCTCTGCGTGAGGAGGCGCGGCCCGATGAGGACGTGCTCCACGGGTGGCTCTGTGAGATACTGCTCGGCCGTCGCCCGCAGCTTGTCCCGCCACTCACGGGCCTGCGGGTATCGGGCGATCATATCCTTGCAGCGCTGCAAGTCCGAATCGAGGCCGATTAGCCGCGGGTGGCCCGGTCTGAGTGTGCTGAGCATGCCACGTTCCCGAGGGTTTGGCCGAGACGTTTGAGCCTTCGCGTATCCCGTAACGGTGATTAGAATAGCGCAAACCACCAACGAACCGACTCTCATGGTTTCTCCCTGACCATTGTCCCTGCGGGACCAGGCATCCCCCGAAGCGCGGTCGCAGGCCAGCGGCGCCTACGGATAGATGCCTCTGACGCGCAGGGCGTCCGCGGCGCGGCCGACACCCAGGGCCAGCGCGGCGGTTCGCAGATCGACGTTCAGGCTGCGTGACGTGTCGAACATCTGCTTGTACGAATGCCGCATTTTGGCGTCCAATGCGTCGTTCACCTGGTCCAGCGTCCAGAACAACTGGCTGATGTCCTGAACCCACTCGAAATAACTGACCAGCACGCCACCGGCGTTCGCCAGGATGTCCGGCACAACCGTGATCCCGCGCTGGTGGAGCACCACATCGGCCTCGCTGGTAATGGGGCCATTTGCGCCTTCCACGATGAGCTTCGCTTGTATGTGCGCGGCATTGGCCCTCGTGATCTGGTTCTCCATCGCGGCCGGGATGAGCACGTCGCAGGGCAGCAACAGCAATTCAGAGTTGGTGATGATCTCGCCGCCGGCATACTCCGTCACCGGCCTGCCGTTCGAGACGTGCTGAACCAGCGCCGGCACATCCAGCCCCGCGGGGTTGTAAAGCGCTCCGAAGACGTCCGACACCGCGATAATCCTGGCGCCCATGTCCGCCGCCGTTGCCGCAACGTTCTGCCCCACGTTTCCGAACCCCTGTACGACGATGGTGCTTCCCTTGATGGATGAACCGGCGTCCGAGAGAGCCGAGTCCGTGACGACCGCTATCCCGCGGCCGGTCGCCTCACGGCGTCCCAGGGAACCGCCCAGGTCCGGGTACTTGCCGGTGACGCACGACAGGGTTGTAACGCCCTTGTTCATGCTGTAGGTATCCGCAATCCACGCCATCTCGCGCGGGCCGGTGCCCATGTCGGGCGCGAGGATGTCCGTGTTGGGGCCGAACACCGGTGTGAGTTCACTGGTAAATCGGCGTGTGACGCCTTCGAGTTCGCGGACGCTGAGTATATGCGGATCGCACTCTACGCCACCCTTGCCGCCGCCAAACGGAACGTCGATGATCGCACATTTCCACGTCATCAGCATCGCCAATGCGCGCACCTCGTACAGAGACACCGATGGGTGGTACCGGATGCCTCCCTTGAACGGCCCGCGGCCTCCGTTGTGATGGACCCGATATCCGCGGAAAATCCGGATGTCGTTGTCGTCCATCCGCACGGGGAACTCGGTGATGAACTCCATCTGCATCGCGCCGAGCACGCGGCGGAGCCATGGTTCGAGGTGAATGACTTCCGCGGCCTTGGCCAGGCGCGCCTGGGCATCATCGAACATCACGCGGTCATCCTTCTGTTGTGTAGTGGGTGGGGCTGTGGCAATCATATGTGTTGCGCTCCTTGAAACTCGGCCGGGCTTTCACATCAATATGGCGCTTCCCGGATTAAATCATCAACGATATGTAGTTCAACTGGCCCACGTGGTAGGCGGTGTGGCGGACGATCTGCATCGCGAACCACAACGCATCCTGGTGGCCCTTGACCACAGGGCCAAGCGGTTCCCAGTCCGTCGCGCAAACGGCGTGCAGGCGCTTGGGCGGGAGGTCACGAAACACGGTGCGCACCCGGTCCAGCGATTCGTCGATGACCGCCTTGAGGGCGGCGCGGGAAATATCCTGGTAGAACGTCGGCCGCTCTCCGGAGTCCCCGGTTTCCATTCTGTTTGCATACGCGATGTTGCCCCGCGCGATGTGAAATGCAACCGCCGCTGCGGACGGGTTCGCGGGCGTCGGGTTCCAGTGCAAACGCGCGTCCGGGATTTCCTCCAGAACGGCGTTCAACGCGTCATAGGTCTCCACGAACTGCTTCCACACGGGTTTCAGTTCTTCGATCATCGTTTCCTCCAGGGTTAGACATTGCTGCGGGACGCGGAGCGGACCACGGGCCATCCTCCGGCGCTCACCAACCCGGTCAGACCTCCCTTGATTCGCGACACTTAGTTGTTCCAGCCCTCATCCCGGCACAAGGAAATAGCGATCGGGCGCGGCAGGGCGAGTCCGGCCGATACCTGCATCGCCTTGAATATCCCGACCGGCACGACGCATCCGCTGCAGCACCCCTTTAGCGAAGCGCGTGCGGCCCTGTGGATCTCCCCGTCATAGCCGGCCACAATTTCCGAATACGCGTCCACCGCCGGCAGCCTGCCCGCAAGCCCCTGTATGTTCTCACACGGCGAGGTTATCTGAAATCGGAAGTTTTGATCATCTTCGCAAGAGGCGGAAACGTCCGTCACGAATCCGCAGACGCCTGCGTCTATGGTCGCATTGGTGACTCTCATCGTTTGCCGTCCCCTCTTACGCCTTCAGCAGGGGCGCGATCTCCTGCGCCGAGGGAATCCTCCCCGCCAGCACGACCTTCCCGTCTACCACCAGGGCCGGAGTGCTCAACACGCGAAACTTCACGATCTCGCGGATATCCTCCACCTTTTCTATTTCGGCATCGACGCCCAACAACTCGACCGCGGCCTTCGTGTTCTCCGTCAGGCGCTTGCAGTTGGCGCAGCCGGTTCCAAGAATCTGTAGTTTCATGTTTCTGCCTTTCTGTTTAGAACAATGCGTTGAAGAGGTAGCCGACCAGGATGATGCCGGCGGCTACCACGCCGACAAACGTCGCTATGAGTCTCGGGCGCAGCACCCGGCGTAGGATGATGGTCTCGGGGAGCGACAGTCCGATGACGGCCATCATGAAGGCCAGGACCGTGCCCAGGGATGCGCCCTTCTCCAGCAGCGCCTGCACGATGGGCACGACGCCCGCCGCGTTGGAGTACATCGGCACGCCCAACAGCACGGCCGCCGGCACGGACCACCATGCCGATTTTCCCATCAGGTGGGCCATGGCGTCCGTGGGGACGTAACCGTGGATGCCGGCCCCCACCGCGATGCCGGCGAGCACGTATATCCACACCTTGCCGACGATGTCCCGCACGGCGGTGACGCCGCCGCGGACACGATCGGGCCACGAGAGGGTTTCGCCCTCGTACGCGGCGCCGGACGCCTGGAGTTCGTAGACCCACGGCTCCACGTGCTTCTCCATATGGAGACGGCCGATGACCCAGCCCGACACGATGGCGATGGCGAGGCCCGTGGTAACGTACGTTGCGGCGACCTTGAACCCGAAGAGGCCGAACAACAGCACCACGGCAACTTCGTTGATCATCGGCGCGGCGATGAGAAACGAAAACGTGACCCCCAGCGGAACACCGCTTTCAACGAAGCCGAGGAACAGAGGGATCGCCGAGCAGGAGCAGAACGGGGTCACGATGCCGAGCGCCGCCGCCATAACGTTGCCAACGCTTTCACGTTTGCCGGCGAGGATGGCGCGTGTCCGCTCCGGAGTGAAGAAGGTCCGGATGATGCCCACAAAGAAGACGACCAGCACCAGCAGCATCAGGACCTTCGGCGCCTCGAAGACGAAGAACTCCACCGCGAGCGCCAGGCGCCCGGCGGCCAGGCCGAGAACGTCGTACGTGAACCATTTCGAGAACGGGGCCAGCTGGTTGTAGAGAACGTACCAGAGAACACCCAGCCCCAGCGCCAGGCAGATGGCGCGTAGAGGCACGCGTTTCGCGGCCGCCGCCCGTTTCCCGACGGATGTTTGAACTGTCGACATCGTGTCCTCGATTCTATTTGGCCGAAAGACCAATTATACAGGCAATCGAGAGGCACGCGCAGGGGCGTGCCTCAAGCAGGATCAGGCGGCGCAGGCCATTTCGGCGCGGTCGGCGTCGAGGACGGCTTCCACACAGCCGAAGAACTGGGTGATGCACGGGACGCGCAGGCGGTAGAAGACCTGGAGGCCCTGCTTTCGGTCGATGACGAGCCCGGCCGCCTTCAGCACCGACAAGTGTTTTGAAATCGTGGACATATCGGAACCGACGATGGCCTGCAAGTCGCAGACGCAAATCTCGCCTTTCGCCAGGGCATCCACCATCATCAGGCGGCTGGGATGCCCCAGCGCCTTAATAATCCGCGACCGCTTCTCATAATCCGCCTTGTTCATCATCTGATCAGTTCCCAACCTCTACACCGCAACGCCAAAATCGTAAATGAGCGTGTAACAGACTCCCACCGCCAGAAAGATAAGAGCTGTGGCGCGCCGGGCCCAAACCTCGATGGCCGCCAGCCGCTCGAACACCGTATGAAGTGAGCGCGTACCCATCGCCACGAGAATCGCGAATACCAGCACGGGTACCGCCGTGCCTATACCATACAGCGAGGGCAGAACGATCCGTGACCCGTGCTGAAGCGCGAGCGGGACCAGACTGCCAAAGAACAACGCGGCCGACATTGGACAAAACGACAGCGCGAAGACCACCCCCAAGAGCCCGGCGCCCCAGACGCCACTTCGCTCCGCGCGACCCTGAAATCGCCCGCTCAGGGCCACACCCGGCAATCGGAACCGCACAATTTCGAGGAGCAGGATACCCACTACGATGAGCAGCGGACCCAGCAGACGGTTCAAGGGCTTCTGGAGAAATTGCGCCAGATCCGGGACGGACAACATGCTGGCAACCAACAGTATACCCAGTGCTGAGTAGGCCAGCATCCGGCCCCCCGTGTACAGCAGTCCCGAGAGGAGCACCTGGCCCGGGTTCCCCATGCGGTTGCCCACAAACGAGATGGCGACGATGTTCGTGGCCAGCGGGCAAGGACTGATCGAGGTCAGAACACCCAGCCAGAGGGCCGCAAGGAATGCCGGAAGGGTTGCCTCCATCACTTCGCCTTGAGGCTGGCCTTTACCTCGTCGCGAACGTAACTCTTGAAGGCCGCTTCATCACGCAGCAGGGTCCAGACCTTGTCCAGGTTTTTCCACTTGGCTTCCTTACCGTTGCGGACATCCGAAAGCACCACGGACTTGGTGAAGAGTTTGTAGTCCTTCATATAGTGCTCGTTGCCCGCCGTCTCCACGTTCACCACGCGCCATTCCAGCCGGCCGGCCTTCAGTTCGGCGGGGAAGTTATCCCGGATGGCCTTGTTCGTCCACGCCTCGATGGTGCGGCAGGATGCGCAACGGTAGTTGCCGTGAAAGTAGTACGCGATCAGCTTCCGCTGCAGCCTGGGCTCAGATTTTGCGGTAGATGAAAGCCTGGCGTTCGCAACGGAAATCAGGGGGCCGCCATAACAGGCCGCACCCCTGGGCTTAGGCGTGAGCGCGTTGTACGCGAGAGCGCCCGCGATGGCGAATGCGATAGCCTTACCGATCGACTTGATAATCATTTGCCTGCGTGTCCTCCCTGCACGCCAGCCTTACGCGGCCGGTGTATCTATGGCCATTGTATGGCTGTTTTGCCAAATAGTCAAACACTCGGCGGTTCCGTTGGGTCGTCGGTATCCCTCGATCGCGGATGCATGCCTCCGATCGAAGTGGCGGCTTGGTGACAACGCTTCAAACCTTAAGCTCGTACGCCTTTTCGAAGCCGGACCGCTATGATTCCTTAACGCCGGGCGGGAGGGCAGCGCATTGTGCAAGCGGTGTGGACGGCGCGGTCATCGAGGTGTGAAAGATGAGACTTAGGGAGGCTTTGACGCTCATTGGAGCGGTTGCCCTGGGTGGTTGCAGCCAGATCATGGAGCCGGGCTACGACCCGTTGGGGGGGCCCTACGACGCCAACGTCGAGCGCCTGAAGGCGGCCGTGTTCGAACACGAAAGCCCCATCGAGTTCACGATCTCCGATTCCCGCAACAACCGGTTTCAGCCGGGGCTCAGCATCCGGGCGAAAGCCGCTGTGCGGGCCGGAACCAGGTTCGAAGTTTGGGCCGTCGTGGCCGACGAAAAATGGCGGGCCAACGAGACCGAATGGGATCACAACACTGTCAGGTGGTGCCTCGCTCCGGAGCCCGGTGACGGAACAACGGTAGCCCCTGATACGGAACGGCGTCGCGGATACCGGATGGTGGCGCAGTACCGTGTGGAGAAGCCAGGCGTGTACCGGTTGACGTGCCGGGAGCGTCCGCGGGGCGCTGAGTCCGCTGCCCCGATCCGCGAGGAATCGGTTCGAATCGTCGTCGAGTAAGGGGTCGAAGCATGCTCACCGTCGCGCATGTGCTCGTGGGCGGAACGATCGGCAATGAGATCCGCCGCGCGCGGTACGCTCTCCCACTCGCCTTTCTCAGCCACTATGCCCTCGACACCGTGCCACACTGGAGCAACTGGGCGGTGTTCTTCCCGACCGTCGCCAACCAATACAGCGCGGAGGTGATTGGGGCGGTAGTTGATGTCACGCTTGCTGCCGGCCTGATCCTCGCCTCGACCCGGGGAAGGGCCAACCGTGCGCTGATCCTCTCATCGGCCGTGTTCGCCGCGGCGCCGGACGTGGACAACCTGCCAATCATCGGGACGTGGATGCGCGCATCGCCCGCCACCGCCCGGATCGTCGCCTTTCACCACAACATCCAGACCAACATCGCTCCGTCTCAATGGCTGTTGGGTGCGGGCCCCCTCGCGCTCATCGGCGCACTTGCGTGGTGGTCGTTTCGGCGATCTGGGAGAATGAACCACGGAGTCACAGAGAGCACAGCGGAGAAAGGGTGAAGCGCGGTCCGCGTCTCACCGCGATGCTACCACGAACCCTGTGAGCGGGCCTACGCTCCCAAGGCGCCGGTTGGGCTTCATACCAACGATATGCTGCCGACGCGGAAGTCGACCGTCAGGAGTCGCTCCCGTAGGAAATCGAGTCCAAGCAGTCCATCCACTGTGGCGGAGGGTGGCAAAGTATGCGCGACCACTGCAAGCCCCTCCAGCTCCATCCCGAATGCCTCCATTCGGTCAAGCGTCAGGCGAGGTAAATACTCAACCCCGCTGCCAGTCGTAACTTGAACACGATCACCCGAAGCGGCGGGATCATAACCAATCGCAACCAGAATCGCCGGTCGCACGAGCGTGCTCGTTGCGCCGGTGTCCAGCGCCAGGCGGGCTTCCTATTGGCCGGCCGGTCCCCAAATTGTCGCAGTGACGACCACGAGGCCGGATCTGGGATCGAAAGCACTCACAAGATGACCGCCGCGTCGTGGGGAATCGAACCGGTGTATAGAGTCGCGCCGTGTCGAGGGCGAACCGCAAGCATCTCGCGATCCACTTCGTCACGATCCTTGCTATGGAAGAGGACCTTGCCCTTCACGATTTCCCGGTTCTCATCCAGTTCCGGGTCTTCCAGCAGAACCAATCAGACTCGAACTTCTCGAAAACCGTCGCCAGTGTCATCACCTCACCCATACGCCAACCTCCAGACGCAATGAAGGGGAGCCGTTGGGCTCCCCTTCATG contains these protein-coding regions:
- a CDS encoding Glu/Leu/Phe/Val dehydrogenase; amino-acid sequence: MIATAPPTTQQKDDRVMFDDAQARLAKAAEVIHLEPWLRRVLGAMQMEFITEFPVRMDDNDIRIFRGYRVHHNGGRGPFKGGIRYHPSVSLYEVRALAMLMTWKCAIIDVPFGGGKGGVECDPHILSVRELEGVTRRFTSELTPVFGPNTDILAPDMGTGPREMAWIADTYSMNKGVTTLSCVTGKYPDLGGSLGRREATGRGIAVVTDSALSDAGSSIKGSTIVVQGFGNVGQNVAATAADMGARIIAVSDVFGALYNPAGLDVPALVQHVSNGRPVTEYAGGEIITNSELLLLPCDVLIPAAMENQITRANAAHIQAKLIVEGANGPITSEADVVLHQRGITVVPDILANAGGVLVSYFEWVQDISQLFWTLDQVNDALDAKMRHSYKQMFDTSRSLNVDLRTAALALGVGRAADALRVRGIYP
- a CDS encoding DinB family protein; the protein is MIEELKPVWKQFVETYDALNAVLEEIPDARLHWNPTPANPSAAAVAFHIARGNIAYANRMETGDSGERPTFYQDISRAALKAVIDESLDRVRTVFRDLPPKRLHAVCATDWEPLGPVVKGHQDALWFAMQIVRHTAYHVGQLNYISLMI
- a CDS encoding thioredoxin family protein, giving the protein MKLQILGTGCANCKRLTENTKAAVELLGVDAEIEKVEDIREIVKFRVLSTPALVVDGKVVLAGRIPSAQEIAPLLKA
- a CDS encoding permease encodes the protein MSTVQTSVGKRAAAAKRVPLRAICLALGLGVLWYVLYNQLAPFSKWFTYDVLGLAAGRLALAVEFFVFEAPKVLMLLVLVVFFVGIIRTFFTPERTRAILAGKRESVGNVMAAALGIVTPFCSCSAIPLFLGFVESGVPLGVTFSFLIAAPMINEVAVVLLFGLFGFKVAATYVTTGLAIAIVSGWVIGRLHMEKHVEPWVYELQASGAAYEGETLSWPDRVRGGVTAVRDIVGKVWIYVLAGIAVGAGIHGYVPTDAMAHLMGKSAWWSVPAAVLLGVPMYSNAAGVVPIVQALLEKGASLGTVLAFMMAVIGLSLPETIILRRVLRPRLIATFVGVVAAGIILVGYLFNALF
- a CDS encoding metalloregulator ArsR/SmtB family transcription factor, translated to MMNKADYEKRSRIIKALGHPSRLMMVDALAKGEICVCDLQAIVGSDMSTISKHLSVLKAAGLVIDRKQGLQVFYRLRVPCITQFFGCVEAVLDADRAEMACAA
- a CDS encoding aromatic aminobenezylarsenical efflux permease ArsG family transporter codes for the protein MEATLPAFLAALWLGVLTSISPCPLATNIVAISFVGNRMGNPGQVLLSGLLYTGGRMLAYSALGILLVASMLSVPDLAQFLQKPLNRLLGPLLIVVGILLLEIVRFRLPGVALSGRFQGRAERSGVWGAGLLGVVFALSFCPMSAALFFGSLVPLALQHGSRIVLPSLYGIGTAVPVLVFAILVAMGTRSLHTVFERLAAIEVWARRATALIFLAVGVCYTLIYDFGVAV
- a CDS encoding nitrophenyl compound nitroreductase subunit ArsF family protein produces the protein MIIKSIGKAIAFAIAGALAYNALTPKPRGAACYGGPLISVANARLSSTAKSEPRLQRKLIAYYFHGNYRCASCRTIEAWTNKAIRDNFPAELKAGRLEWRVVNVETAGNEHYMKDYKLFTKSVVLSDVRNGKEAKWKNLDKVWTLLRDEAAFKSYVRDEVKASLKAK